A window from Thalassophryne amazonica chromosome 15, fThaAma1.1, whole genome shotgun sequence encodes these proteins:
- the LOC117526903 gene encoding dnaJ homolog subfamily A member 3, mitochondrial-like, with the protein MASSTVRLTARWRTAVVFTGCRRQFSSFFFVRHGEVLTGRTVDMVRVGSVGAASFWRTEKAVTLSKLIAFRSQPFHTSSAVTNKDYYELLGVPRTASQKDIKKAYYQMAKKWHPDTNPDDPDAKEKFAKLAEAYEVLSDEVKRKQYDTYGAAGFDPNHAEAGQQQYYRASSTTMDPEELYRKIFGEFAGGMGFGDINSMFDHRPEFVMELTFMEAAKGAKKEIRVNFEDDCPRCGGTGGEPGTKVSKCHYCNGTGMESSTTGPFTMRLTCRRCGGKGFFIITPCGLCQGACQLMQRRTVTVPVPSGVEDGQTVAVTVESKQILVTFRVQQSPLFRQFGADIHSDVFISVAQAILGGTVTAQGLHSTISLAIPPGCQGDQVIRLQGKGIFKQLNNYRSAYGDHYAHIKVKVPKKLTRRQRSLMLSFAEEDTDVQGTVTGVSASQGGSSTSGSKVEKQQEEEAAAGGGGGGFFSKVKRLLFG; encoded by the exons ATGGCGTCTTCCACAGTCCGTCTGACAGCACGCTGgcgaactgctgtagtttttacTGGATGTAGACGCCAGTTTTCATCATTTTTCTTCGTCAGACATGGAGAGGTTCTTACAGGGAGGACAGTGGACATGGTTCGGGTCGGGTCAGTCGGTGCTGCGAGCTTTTGGAGGACTGAAAAAGCGGTGACATTGAGCAAACTGATCG CTTTTAGAAGTCAGCCTTTCCACACGAGCAGCGCGGTGACAAACAAGGATTACTACGAACTCTTAGGCGTCCCTCGTACTGCCTCACAGAAGGACATCAAGAAGGCCTACTATCAG ATGGCAAAGAAGTGGCACCCGGACACAAACCCAGATGACCCAGACGCCAAGGAAAAGTTTGCAAAGTTGGCTGAAGCCTATGAG GTGCTGAGTGATGAAGTGAAAAGGAAACAGTATGATACTTATGGAGCAGCGGGCTTTGACCCAAACCATGCTGAAGCTGGCCAGCAGCAGTACTACAGGGCGAGTAGCACAACGATGGACCCAGAGGAACTCTACAGGAAAATATTTGGAGAGTTTGCTGGAGGCATGGGCTTTGGAGACATCAACAGCATGTTTGACCACAGACCTGAG TTTGTGATGGAGCTGACATTCATGGAGGCGGCGAAGGGTGCCAAAAAGGAGATCAGAGTTAACTTTGAAGATGACTGTCCAAGGTGTGGGGGCACTGGCGGTGAGCCGGGCACCAAAGTGTccaaatgccactactgcaacggCACTGGAATG GAGTCGAGCACCACGGGACCATTTACGATGCGCCTCACATGTCGGCGCTGCGGTGGGAAAGGCTTCTTCATTATCACACCCTGCGGTCTGTGTCAAGGAGCATGTCAGCTCATGCAGAGGCGGACGGTCACCGTGCCCGTACCATCCG GAGTAGAAGATGGTCAGACGGTGGCTGTGACGGTCGAGAGTAAACAAATCCTTGTTACATTCAGA GTGCAGCAGAGTCCATTGTTCAGGCAGTTTGGAGCAGATATCCACTCCGATGTTTTTATCTCTGTGGCTCAGGCCATCCTGGGTGGCACAGTCACTGCACAGGGGCTCCACAGCACCATCAGCTTAGCG ATTCCTCCTGGTTGCCAGGGTGACCAGGTGATCCGGCTGCAGGGAAAGGGCATTTTTAAGCAGTTAAACAACTACAGGAGCGCTTACGGGGATCACTACGCCCACATCAAAGTCAAGGTGCCCAA GAAGTTGACGCGTCGGCAGCGCTCTCTGATGTTGAGTTTTGCTGAGGAGGACACGGACGTCCAGGGGACGGTCACAGGCGTCAGCGCTTCTCAAG GGGGCAGCAGCACATCAGGATCGAAGGTGGAgaagcagcaggaggaggaggcagcagcaggaggaggaggaggaggtttcTTCTCTAAAGTGAAGAGACTGCTGTTTGGTTGA